Proteins from a single region of Drosophila biarmipes strain raj3 chromosome 3R, RU_DBia_V1.1, whole genome shotgun sequence:
- the LOC108024553 gene encoding neprilysin-4-like — MRLLYIFITGQVLIALTSAAPGIKDDLTQDTPYIKELLRQAKTAEIESFMDQKADPCHDFYSFSCGNYARINSALSMQVFTTGIFQNLNNGFDRKVIKMLNTYEIHDSSEDIQVKYFYESCLRIKELNSTYTEKLKSLIAEFGSMPVLEGSSWEEEDFDWLETTARIAHQYEEIVIVGAEVFKDIVNNQRNRVYIVQQEFPLEKRSMYLNNETLIYREKYLGVIENILERFLAVEKELAKETAKELFDFEVELAEGLSSPGEGLSDLAELLTVAEIQERYSPTLDIKRLLSVSMGETISEEIYEYNKRYQQNLVEVIERTPKPTVANYIFYRLIYEFVEKPSDRPEKQKQACVDLTKKFFAKNLDNMFYRRYNNEKSSREIENMWRQIKSSFNDTLRSSQALDWIERPTRNLAIAKLQAMTLEVNNYAEDNFTEEFADLHLQSSDYVENVRRTNLLAAKRKRETLYQPAKPVEAGSKLSYSPANILIENTIKIPVALLQPFYLWSDVYPNAVMFGTLAYLIAHELIHGFDDNGRKFDAKGNSHDWWDERSSSNFLKRRECFTKQYGRYKYDGNLLKESTSQAENIADNGGMRLAYTAYRKWYESQVEKDLAKETLPNLRYTAKQLFFISFAQIWCNDVHPKVKTLQVLTDQHMPGKFRVIGPLSNFDEFSREFNCPSGSAMNPLEKCVLY, encoded by the coding sequence ATGCGATTGTTATACATTTTCATTACTGGCCAAGTGCTGATTGCCTTGACCTCAGCGGCCCCCGGCATCAAAGATGACCTCACCCAGGACACACCCTACATCAAGGAGCTCCTACGACAGGCGAAGACTGCCGAGATTGAGAGCTTCATGGACCAAAAGGCCGATCCATGCCATGACTTCTATTCCTTTTCGTGCGGTAACTATGCTAGAATCAACTCGGCATTGAGCATGCAGGTGTTTACGACAGGAATATTCCAAAATCTGAACAACGGCTTCGACCGAAAGGTCATAAAGATGCTCAACACTTATGAAATCCACGATAGTTCGGAGGATATTCAGGTCAAATACTTCTACGAGTCCTGCCTGCGGATTAAGGAGCTCAACTCCACATACACCGAAAAGCTGAAGAGCCTCATTGCCGAATTCGGATCGATGCCGGTGCTCGAGGGATCGTCctgggaggaggaggactttGACTGGCTGGAGACCACCGCACGCATTGCCCATCAATATGAAGAAATAGTCATCGTAGGTGCGGAAGTATTCAAAGACATTGTCAACAACCAAAGGAATCGAGTCTACATAGTTCAGCAGGAGTTCCCGCTCGAAAAGCGATCCATGTATCTAAACAACGAAACACTTATCTACCGCGAGAAGTACCTTGGTGTAATCGAAAATATCCTAGAGAGATTTTTGGCCGTCGAAAAGGAGCTGGCAAAAGAAACGGCTAAGGAGCTTTTCGACTTTGAGGTGGAACTGGCAGAAGGACTTTCATCTCCAGGCGAAGGACTCAGTGATTTGGCCGAACTACTAACTGTCGCCGAGATCCAAGAAAGGTATTCGCCCACCTTGGACATCAAGAGGTTGTTAAGTGTGAGCATGGGAGAGACAATTTCCGAAGAGATCTACGAGTACAATAAACGCTATCAGCAAAACCTGGTAGAAGTCATCGAGCGCACCCCAAAACCCACCGTGGCCAACTATATATTCTACCGCCTTATTTATGAATTCGTTGAGAAGCCCTCCGACAGGCCGGAGAAGCAGAAACAGGCCTGTGTGGATCTCACCAAGAAGTTCTTCGCCAAAAACCTGGACAACATGTTCTATCGCCGCTACAACAACGAGAAATCCTCCAGAGAAATCGAGAACATGTGGCGCCAAATAAAGTCCAGCTTCAACGACACCCTGCGATCCAGTCAGGCCCTGGATTGGATTGAAAGACCCACTCGGAATCTGGCCATTGCCAAGCTGCAGGCCATGACCCTGGAGGTCAACAACTATGCCGAGGATAACTTCACCGAAGAGTTTGCCGACCTCCATCTGCAGAGCTCCGACTACGTGGAGAATGTGCGACGGACCAACCTCCTTGCTGCTAAACGAAAGAGGGAGACGCTTTACCAGCCCGCCAAGCCAGTTGAGGCGGGCTCCAAGCTTAGTTACTCTCCAGCCAACATCCTGATAGAGAACACCATTAAAATTCCGGTGGCCCTGCTCCAGCCCTTCTACCTTTGGTCGGATGTCTACCCCAATGCGGTTATGTTCGGTACATTGGCCTACCTAATTGCACATGAGTTGATCCATGGATTCGACGACAACGGAAGGAAGTTCGATGCCAAAGGAAACTCCCACGATTGGTGGGATGAAAGGTCCAGTAGCAACTTCCTGAAACGACGGGAATGCTTCACGAAGCAGTACGGAAGGTACAAGTATGATGGAAACCTGCTCAAAGAGTCCACTTCGCAGGCGGAGAACATAGCGGACAATGGAGGGATGCGGCTGGCCTACACCGCCTACCGGAAGTGGTACGAGTCCCAAGTGGAGAAGGATCTGGCCAAGGAGACGCTGCCCAATCTGAGGTACACCGCCAAGCAGCTGTTCTTCATCAGCTTTGCCCAGATCTGGTGCAACGACGTACATCCAAAGGTGAAGACCCTCCAAGTATTAACCGATCAGCACATGCCCGGAAAATTTCGAGTTATTGGACCTCTATCGAACTTCGATGAGTTTTCCAGGGAGTTT
- the LOC108024556 gene encoding endothelin-converting enzyme homolog: protein MENFGIASTSLTLLLLQLVGSGRGHLLPGQPAIDLRIQAQEQLISQNNDSLYVQRLMRLSKSAEMRSYMQTSVEACDNFYDYSCGNWPQINPAIEAYPRETNLEQLLVKAYRHKQQRLMEQPADEETDEVAVLRLKELYTSCLLYRQTPEDLYRRGLQEIVAEFGRMPVLGQDWPAEEFDWQDTVARIKRKYGFDILLLFQLSGDRIYVGQPKQILPEPYRQDVANGIALHLERHLGVKPELARTTAREITDFEQMIATIMVNRRVGVMSQIHTPNPNDSFYNDIVVNITQYAETVLERGLEANETLYEHVPKYLTDLIDVINSTNSDVLANYIFHELLKNFYYERTGSPVEQCVNRVRDLFPELLDNMVFKQYGNEDILSDIEFLWQQIKLSFLGVLENSTADWLVPETREQLQEQLNATSLVINGYADVNFTQRYGDLQLQPRDYLHNLRNIFNHERFSVKLKTQTSASYDPLGNRVLLPVALLQPNFLWSRYYPRAVRYGSLGTLLAHQLAHSLEDASKWDGKSFAEYAKRKACFKEQYGRLRLNGHYLPESDLQAENIADNLAIQVAYHAYRRFLGELNPSFLGSESLPHLNLSSRRLFFLSFSQLYCNDGNDVFREKQSLLQVRTPHALRVLGALFNFKAFKRDFNCGSGSRMTTPEKCQLFAVNLD from the coding sequence ATGGAGAACTTTGGTATCGCATCGACTTCACTGACGCTCCTACTGCTCCAGCTGGTGGGGAGTGGTCGAGGCCACCTGCTGCCCGGTCAGCCGGCCATTGACCTGCGCATCCAGGCCCAGGAGCAGCTGATCTCGCAGAACAACGACAGCCTCTATGTCCAGCGACTGATGAGACTTTCCAAGTCCGCCGAGATGCGCAGCTATATGCAAACGAGTGTGGAGGCCTGCGACAATTTCTACGACTACAGCTGCGGAAACTGGCCGCAGATCAATCCGGCCATCGAAGCCTATCCCAGGGAGACCAACTTGGAGCAGCTGCTGGTCAAGGCATATCGCCACAAGCAACAGCGATTGATGGAGCAGCCGGCGGATGAGGAAACGGATGAGGTGGCCGTGCTCCGGCTTAAAGAGCTGTACACGAGTTGCCTTCTCTACCGCCAAACTCCAGAGGATCTCTATCGTCGGGGTCTGCAGGAGATTGTGGCCGAATTCGGACGCATGCCTGTCTTGGGTCAGGATTGGCCAGCCGAGGAGTTCGATTGGCAAGACACCGTGGCCAGGATCAAGCGAAAGTACGGCTTTGATATTCTTCTGCTCTTCCAGTTGTCTGGGGATCGCATCTACGTGGGTCAGCCCAAGCAGATTCTACCGGAGCCCTACCGACAGGATGTGGCGAATGGGATAGCTCTACATCTGGAGCGGCACTTGGGCGTGAAGCCCGAACTGGCCAGGACAACGGCCAGGGAAATCACTGATTTCGAGCAAATGATTGCCACCATTATGGTGAATCGTAGAGTTGGTGTGATGTCCCAAATACACACTCCAAATCCAAATGACTCGTTTTACAATGATATCGTCGTTAACATCACCCAGTATGCGGAAACTGTCCTCGAACGGGGACTGGAAGCGAATGAGACTCTCTATGAGCATGTTCCCAAATATCTGACAGACTTAATTGATGTGATAAACTCAACAAATTCCGACGTCCTGGCCAACTATATCTTCCACGAGCTACTGAAGAACTTTTACTATGAGAGGACGGGCTCTCCTGTGGAGCAGTGTGTCAACCGGGTGAGAGATCTTTTTCCCGAGCTCCTGGACAACATGGTATTTAAGCAGTATGGAAACGAAGATATACTAAGTGATATAGAGTTCCTGTGGCAGCAGATAAAGCTGAGTTTTCTAGGGGTTCTTGAAAACTCTACTGCTGACTGGCTGGTTCCGGAGACGCGGGAGCAACTCCAGGAGCAGCTGAATGCCACAAGTCTGGTAATCAATGGATATGCTGATGTGAACTTCACCCAGCGCTATGGGGATCTGCAACTCCAGCCAAGGGATTATCTTCACAACCTGAGAAACATCTTCAACCATGAGAGATTTAGTGTGAAGTTGAAGACGCAGACCTCTGCCTCCTATGATCCTTTGGGGAACCGAGTACTGCTGCCTGTGGCCTTGCTCCAGCCGAACTTCCTGTGGTCCCGATATTATCCGCGAGCCGTTCGGTATGGTAGTCTGGGCACCCTGCTGGCCCACCAGTTGGCCCACAGCCTAGAAGACGCCTCCAAGTGGGATGGCAAATCCTTTGCCGAGTATGCCAAGCGGAAGGCCTGCTTCAAGGAGCAATATGGAAGGCTGCGTCTCAATGGTCACTATTTGCCGGAGAGCGATCTGCAGGCGGAGAATATAGCCGATAATCTGGCCATACAGGTGGCCTACCATGCCTACAGGAGGTTTCTGGGAGAGCTGAACCCATCATTCTTGGGCTCCGAATCACTGCCGCATCTAAATCTCAGCTCAAGGAGACTGTTCTTCCTCAGCTTCAGTCAACTTTACTGCAATGATGGCAACGATGTTTTCCGCGAGAAGCAATCCCTACTCCAGGTGCGAACTCCACATGCCCTCCGGGTGCTGGGAGCACTGTTCAACTTCAAAGCTTTTAAGAGGGACTTTAACTGCGGCAGCGGGAGCAGGATGACCACTCCAGAGAAGTGCCAACTCTTTGCCGTCAACCTGGACTAA